TGGTAAAGATTCGGGGCGATCCTCTTCAAAGGATAGAATTTTCAAGCAACCTATAACAGGCTTACGCTTCTATCTGTAAGGGTGCTCATCGTATATTTAAAAAACTGTAGTCATAGATTAAGCGTCTCCTATGGAGATTCCTGCCCTTCAAGGGATGACCATCGGCCAGGCCCTCCTGCCGATGGAAAAACCGCTGCGGTTACGTGAGCAGCACCGCTCACTGCGCATTGGAGTGCCCCGAGAGGTGGCAAATGAAGAGCGGCGGGTGGCCCTGGCGCCCAGCGGTGTGGCGACGCTGATTGCCAACGGGCACGAAGTCTACGTGGAGCAAGGAGCCGGCGTGCTGGCAAACTTTCCCGATACTGAATACATGGAAGCCGGGGCCCAGATCGTGGCGACACCAGAGGATCTCTACAGTCAGTGTGAGCTCATTGTCAAAGTAGGACGGCCGACCGAAGAAGAACTCAAGCTCTTGCAGGAAAACCAGGTGCTCATCTCGGCGCTGCATCTGGGGTCGGCCACGCCGGACTTCTTCCGGCGGCTTATGGAACTGGGCATTACTGGGATCGGATTTGAATTCATTCGCGATTCAGACGGCACGCTGCCCATTGTGCGCATGATGCATGAGATCATGGGCTCCATGGCGGTCCAGATTGCGGCGCGCTATCTGGAGAGCAACGAAGGGGGCAAGGGTGTTATGCTGGGAGGTATTTCAGGCGTGCCGCCTGCTACGGTGGTGATTATCGGGGCCGGAGTTGTTGGAGAGTGGGCTGCCCGCACGGCGCTGGGCTTTGGGGCGCATGTTGTAGTGCTGGATACCGACCTGGGGGCGTTGCGGGCCATTGAGCATTTCTTGGATCGACGGGTAACCACCGCGATGGCCTCGGTTGAATATATTCGCAAGGCGTTGCGGTCGGCTGATGTGGTCATTGGGGCCAAGATGGGCGAAGGACAGCGCGCGCCTATTCTGGTAACCGAAGACATGGTCGCCGAAATGCAGCCCGGTTCGGTCATTGTGGACACCATGATCGACCAGGGCGGGTGTATTGAGACCAGTCGCCCCACCACGCACTCCAATCCTGTGTTCCGAAAGTACGAGGTGATCCACTACTGCGTGCCAAACATGCCCTCCAACGCAGCGCGAACTGCTACCTATGCGCTAAATAACGTGCTGGTCCCCTATTTGATTGAAATTGGCGAGAGTGGCTCCATCCATGAGGCCCTCTGGCGCAATGTAGGGTTGCGGAATGGCACGTACGTTTACCGCCGCCATCTGACCAAAAAAAGTCTGGCTACTATGTTTGGGCTGCCCTACCGGGACATTGAGCTGCTGATCGCCTCAGGACTCTAAGCGGGCAGGTGTAGCGGACGGGTGGTGGCGCGGAGGACTAGCTCAGAATGCAGATGGATTTTTTCAATAGAAACGGGCCGGTCCGCTTCAATATGACGGATCAGCATTTCCGTTGCTTTCTCTCCCATGGTTTTTTTAGGGACGTGCACCGTTGAAAGCAACCACGGGGTATAGCGGAGGAATTCCAGGTCGTCAAACCCCATCACTGATACGTCGTCGGGAACTCGAATGCCCCGTTCTTGCAGCGCCCGAAGTACCCCAAGGGCTACAAGGTCGTTATAACAGGCGATAGCCGTCGGCCTGGGAGAAGGTCGCCGCGCAAAGTAGGCCTGAGCCGCTTCGTATCCATCCCGAGCGCGGGCACCTGCATAGATAACCTGATCATCCGACAGGGATCGGTTGAAAGCGCTGAAGGCGCGGCGAACGCCTTCGAGCCGCTCTTTTGCATGCGGCGAGTATTGCGGTCCGGCAAAGTAAACAATATGCGCATGTCCTTGCTCAATGAGGTATTGAATCGCTGCCTGAGCGGCGTATGTGTTATCAATGTCTACGAGGTTAGCCTGCAGTCCAGGAATGCGCTCCAGCAGCACGAACGGGATGTTGCGGCGCTTGAGTTCAAAGAGGTGGGATAGATCTGCTTCGTCACTGAAAACCGGCGTGATAATAAAACCATTGACATCCTGGGCGATCATAAGCTGGATAATCTGCTGCTCTGCCTGAAGCGATCCCTCAGAGCTGGCAACGAGAATGGTATATCCCTGGGCTTCGGCTACCTGCCGTGCTCCGGCGATTAATTCCGCATAGTATGGATTATCGCCTTCTTTAATAATGAAGCCTATGCTGCGTTCGCTATCGGAGCGGAATCGATGCCGAGCGAACTCGCGGGGACGATAGTTCAGTTCACGGATTACGGCCAATACTTTGGCCCGGGTGGCTGCGCTAACCGTATCCCGGTTGTTTAGAACGGCTGATACCGTAGCTTTGGAGACGCCGGCAAGGCGAGCTACGTCTGAAATCGTCGGGTTACGGTGGGGTTGCATAGGAGGATTGCGGTTCCTGCCCAATAAACTGTGTCACTAAATCGGTTTAAATTCTACTAAAATATAATAGCGCGCGTTTGCTAATTTCAATGAGTGACAAACGCCGAGTTCAGCAGTTCTATGAACTTCGATCCATCAGGCCGATATCTTGCAAATCCTGCGGCTTGCAGACTGTTGACTGGAGATGCGAAGTACTAATGGTGGAGATGTCTTTATTAGTGTTCGTTACCGATGAGGTGTGAGGCGTTCAAAATCGGCAGGGAGTGCATTAAAGCCTTTTGTGGCGGCCTTATGCAGCAGGATTTTTTATACTTTATAAGAATTTGCGTGATGCCTTTGGAGTATTGCGCAATCAAATAGATATTTAGTCTTCAACGACGAGCTTTGCTACCATAAAACTGTCAGGCGGTTGTGGTGCCAATATGCCGAAGCCAGCCGGTGATTGTTCGAAAAACTGGGAGGATTGCACGCCATCAGGGGGACTTCAAGCAGGATAGCTGCTGCATTGATTGAGGAGCTGTTTTTCCTGGCCGACCGGGCAAAAGTGAGCCGATTGGGTTTGCGGTATAGATCTTTATCGGCCTCCAGGCCGAGTTTTGAGCGCATAGCAAGGGGTTGATTCGTTAACAGCTTAACCTGCTGGACGTATGACGGTACTCGACTGGTTCATCGTTGCGGCCTATTTCGGGATTCTGGCAGCCATTGTCTGGTGGTCCTCGCGCCGCGTCAAAACTTCGACAGACTATTTCTTAGCGGGCCGTGATGTGGGCTGGTTTGTGGTCGGCGCTTCGGTTTTTGCGTCAAACATCGGTTCTGAGCACATTGTCGGGCTGGCGGGCAGTGGAGCCGCCAACGGATTAGCGCAGGCTCACTGGGAGTTGCACGCCTGGATTCTGGTGCTGTTGGCCTGGGTATTCGTGCCGTTCTATTACCGATCGGGGGTTTTCACAATGCCCGAGTTTCTAGAGCGGCGCTTTAGCAGCCGGGCACGGTGGATCCTTTCGGTGGTGTCGCTGGTGGCCTATGTCTTTACAAAGGTGTCGGTAACGGTTTATGCGGGAGCCCTGGTGTTTCGGACGCTGCTGGCCGACGTATTCGGCTCCCCGGATCAGGCCTTCTGGGTGGGTGCGATCGCAACAGTGTTAGCAACTGGCATCTATACGATTCTCGGAGGGCTTCGGGCAGTGGTCTACACGGAAGTGTTGCAAACGGCTCTGCTGATTCTGGGCAGTGCGTTTATCACGGTGTTTGGATTGTCAGCGCTGGGCGGATGGAGTGAGCTGCGCGAGGTGGCCCGCCTGCAGGGCGAGCAGTGGGCCCTGTGGCGCTCGAACGAGGATCCGAACTTTCCCTGGCTGGGGGTGATGATTGCGTCGGCTATCACGGGCATCTGGTACTGGTGCACCGACCAGTACATTGTGCAACGAACGCTGGCAGCTCGCTCGCTGCAGGACGCGCGCCGAGGGGCACTCTGGGGGGGATTCTTAAAAGTCTGGCCCGTCTTTATCTTCCTGGTGCCGGGCATGATCGGCTACGCGCTGCATCTAAAGGGCATCATTCAGATTCCAACCGACGCTGCAGGGCGCGTGCAGGGAGATATGGTTTTCCCGACGCTGGTGGCCGAGTTGCTGCCACTGGGATTGCGCGGGCTGGTGGTGGGCGGTCTGCTTTCGGCGCTGATGTCGTCGCTATCGTCGCTGTTTAATTCGTGTGCGACGCTGTTTACCGTGGATATTTATGAAAAGCTGCGTCCCGGGCGGCCGGAGGCGGAACTGGTGCGCGTGGGACGCATTGCGACGGCCGTAGTAGTAGGCCTGGGGCTCCTATGGATTCCGATTATGAAGGTGATGGCCGAGTCGAAGGCGGGGCTCTACGACTATCTCCAGAACGTGCAGGGATTCCTGGCGCCGCCCATCACGGCTGTCTTTCTGCTGGGCATCATGAGCCGCCGAATTAATGCCCGCGGCGCAGTCTGGGGATTGGGAGTTGGCTTTGTGCTGGGGATGGTGAAGCTAACGTTGCAGTCGATGGTGCAAAACGGCGTGCTGGACCGTTCGACGTGGCTAGGGGCGATAGGGGATTTTAACGGATACTATTTTGCCGGTATCCTCTTCCTGATCAGTGTGTTGATTATTGTGGGGGTGTCGCTGTTGACCGAGGCGCCGCCTGAGGAGAAGGTCCGGGGATTGACCTTCCGGACCGTGTCGGCCGAAGACCGAGCAGACAGCCGCAAAACGTGGGACTGGCGGGATGTGGCGTTGACGCTGGTAGTACTGGGACTGGTGCTGACCATCTATCTGTATTTCTCCTTCTGGGTGTGAAAAGAAGCAATGCACATGTGTGAGCAAAAGGCAACGGAGATCCCTACGGAGACGCAGTTTGTGCCAGGTGAAGTGGACGAGCTGTGCGTGAACGCGATTCGGTTTCTGGCGATTGATGCGGTGGAACAGGCAAAATCGGGCCACCCGGGGATGCCTATGGGGGCTGCCCCGATGGCTTACGTGCTCTGGACCCGGCATCTGCGGCACAATCCGCGTGATCCCAGATGGCCCAATCGGGATCGGTTCGTGCTTTCGGCCGGGCATGGCTCCATGC
Above is a genomic segment from Rhodothermus profundi containing:
- a CDS encoding alanine dehydrogenase, whose translation is MEIPALQGMTIGQALLPMEKPLRLREQHRSLRIGVPREVANEERRVALAPSGVATLIANGHEVYVEQGAGVLANFPDTEYMEAGAQIVATPEDLYSQCELIVKVGRPTEEELKLLQENQVLISALHLGSATPDFFRRLMELGITGIGFEFIRDSDGTLPIVRMMHEIMGSMAVQIAARYLESNEGGKGVMLGGISGVPPATVVIIGAGVVGEWAARTALGFGAHVVVLDTDLGALRAIEHFLDRRVTTAMASVEYIRKALRSADVVIGAKMGEGQRAPILVTEDMVAEMQPGSVIVDTMIDQGGCIETSRPTTHSNPVFRKYEVIHYCVPNMPSNAARTATYALNNVLVPYLIEIGESGSIHEALWRNVGLRNGTYVYRRHLTKKSLATMFGLPYRDIELLIASGL
- a CDS encoding LacI family DNA-binding transcriptional regulator, whose amino-acid sequence is MQPHRNPTISDVARLAGVSKATVSAVLNNRDTVSAATRAKVLAVIRELNYRPREFARHRFRSDSERSIGFIIKEGDNPYYAELIAGARQVAEAQGYTILVASSEGSLQAEQQIIQLMIAQDVNGFIITPVFSDEADLSHLFELKRRNIPFVLLERIPGLQANLVDIDNTYAAQAAIQYLIEQGHAHIVYFAGPQYSPHAKERLEGVRRAFSAFNRSLSDDQVIYAGARARDGYEAAQAYFARRPSPRPTAIACYNDLVALGVLRALQERGIRVPDDVSVMGFDDLEFLRYTPWLLSTVHVPKKTMGEKATEMLIRHIEADRPVSIEKIHLHSELVLRATTRPLHLPA
- a CDS encoding sodium:solute symporter encodes the protein MTVLDWFIVAAYFGILAAIVWWSSRRVKTSTDYFLAGRDVGWFVVGASVFASNIGSEHIVGLAGSGAANGLAQAHWELHAWILVLLAWVFVPFYYRSGVFTMPEFLERRFSSRARWILSVVSLVAYVFTKVSVTVYAGALVFRTLLADVFGSPDQAFWVGAIATVLATGIYTILGGLRAVVYTEVLQTALLILGSAFITVFGLSALGGWSELREVARLQGEQWALWRSNEDPNFPWLGVMIASAITGIWYWCTDQYIVQRTLAARSLQDARRGALWGGFLKVWPVFIFLVPGMIGYALHLKGIIQIPTDAAGRVQGDMVFPTLVAELLPLGLRGLVVGGLLSALMSSLSSLFNSCATLFTVDIYEKLRPGRPEAELVRVGRIATAVVVGLGLLWIPIMKVMAESKAGLYDYLQNVQGFLAPPITAVFLLGIMSRRINARGAVWGLGVGFVLGMVKLTLQSMVQNGVLDRSTWLGAIGDFNGYYFAGILFLISVLIIVGVSLLTEAPPEEKVRGLTFRTVSAEDRADSRKTWDWRDVALTLVVLGLVLTIYLYFSFWV